A single region of the Salvia miltiorrhiza cultivar Shanhuang (shh) chromosome 8, IMPLAD_Smil_shh, whole genome shotgun sequence genome encodes:
- the LOC131000142 gene encoding uncharacterized protein LOC131000142, with product MGYVLRVRLAAFFTGAALASAAGLYYLQQDYKVAHQAIAQQMDSIYKSLDERVSALEKLKTAEAAPKAVEAAE from the coding sequence ATGGGTTATGTTCTGAGGGTTAGATTGGCTGCATTCTTCACCGGCGCGGCGCTGGCGTCGGCCGCCGGTCTCTATTATCTCCAGCAGGATTACAAAGTTGCCCACCAAGCCATCGCTCAACAGATGGATAGCATTTACAAGTCTCTGGACGAACGTGTATCAGCACTGGAGAAGTTGAAAACAGCCGAGGCGGCACCGAAGGCTGTGGAAGCTGCTGAGTAG